The following are from one region of the Coffea eugenioides isolate CCC68of chromosome 2, Ceug_1.0, whole genome shotgun sequence genome:
- the LOC113760032 gene encoding uncharacterized protein LOC113760032: MKICAQIKVFSGVGGGNGFERLSLGTKVKVLISYSGRSGSPSSSTSSTEINPSNSTSFNHQNGGPAPHRIAAGANNSDSMHSWWESISKARTRIHLLSTLLPETSSVLSFLADSDRPARSLLLSSAAYSSISSSLSSPSSGSDDDSLCLWLYDTFLSADSELRLVVLCYIPLLSSFYLSRIHSSSTTSAISPTPNLAGFEAVLLVLYSSEVKAHSGIPVLISIRDLSQPSLYHSSRNPPSNKSNPINNNPSSRPLVGVLSPPLEPQMAVKSTKRASIVGIALDCYYKQISQMPSWSKLDFCKFSADWASQDCPCKSDFDDFTTQKPDNFTENSHGLSGDSRGHNEIEDVVEEIQHLRSEGRDDELRSQGVRIPLPWELLQPALRNCLAAHYADAIGPCYGIPNYCDVWVSIYSFLSMLDFESMYSVHY, from the exons ATGAAAATTTGTGCCCAA ATAAAGGTTTTCAGCGGAGTTGGTGGTGGAAACGGGTTTGAGAGATTGAGTTTGGGGACGAAGGTGAAGGTTTTAATTAGCTATAGTGGTAGGAGTGGATCCCCTTCTTCATCCACCTCTTCCACCGAGATTAACCCATCTAACTCCACTTCCTTCAACCACCAAAACGGTGGTCCTGCTCCCCACCGCATCGCTGCCGGAGCAAATAACTCCGACTCGATGCACTCCTGGTGGGAGTCCATATCAAAAGCCCGCACTCGAATCCATCTCCTCTCCACTCTTCTCCCCGAAACCTCCTCAGTTCTCTCGTTCCTTGCCGACTCCGACCGCCCTGCCCGCTCCCTCCTCCTCTCTTCCGCCGCCTATTCTTCCATCTCATCTTCCCTCTCCTCCCCTTCATCCGGCTCCGACGACGACTCTCTTTGCCTGTGGCTATACGACACCTTTCTCTCCGCTGACTCCGAACTCCGCCTCGTTGTCCTCTGCTATATCCCTCTCCTCTCCTCCTTCTATCTATCCCGCATCCACTCCTCCTCCACCACATCCGCTATCTCCCCCACCCCTAATCTCGCCGGCTTCGAAGCTGTCCTTCTTGTCCTCTACTCATCTGAAGTCAAGGCTCATTCGGGTATACCCGTGCTCATTTCAATTCGTGATCTCTCTCAACCTTCTCTTTATCACTCCTCTCGAAATCCCCCTTCGAATAAATCGAACCCCATTAACAATAACCCCTCGTCTCGGCCTCTAGTCGGCGTTCTATCGCCTCCTCTCGAACCCCAGATGGCGGTGAAGtctactaaacgagcttccattGTAGGCATTGCCCTTGATTGTTATTATAAGCAGATCTCGCAAATGCCCAGTTGGTCAAAGCTTGATTTTTGCAAATTTTCGGCAGATTGGGCAAGTCAGGATTGCCCTTGTAAATCTGATTTCGATGATTTTACTACCCAAAAACCTGATAATTTTACTGAAAATAGCCATGGGCTTTCGGGTGACTCGAGGGGTCACAATGAGATTGAGGATGTTGTGGAAGAAATTCAGCATTTGCGAAGTGAGGGGAGGGATGACGAGTTGAGGTCACAGGGGGTGAGAATTCCGCTGCCATGGGAGTTATTACAGCCGGCATTGAGGAATTGTCTTGCAGCTCATTATGCTGATGCTATTGGTCCCTGCTATGGAATTCCCAATTATTGTGATGTTTGGGTAAGTATATACTCCTTTCTATCTATGTTAGACTTTGAATCTATGTATTCTGTGCATTACTGA
- the LOC113760033 gene encoding probable sucrose-phosphate synthase 3 — protein sequence MVLTGHSLGRNKLEQLLKQGRQSKEDINSTYKIMRRVEAEELSLDAAELVITSTKQEIDEQWGLYDGFDVKLEKVLRARARRGVNCHGRYMPRMAVIPPGMDFSNVIAQEDTAEVDGELVALTNGDGASPKALPPIWSEVMRFLTNPHKPMILALSRPDPKKNITTLAAHYADAIGPCYGIPNYCDVWYLGSLHRWINSDVSLLHLEGLFLCLRLGKWETGLGGTGYYVACITGCYFWKPFIAYKH from the exons ATGGTTCTGACAGGGCACTCACTCGGTAGAAACAAGCTAGAACAACTTCTGAAACAAGGAAGGCAATCAAAAGAGGACATTAATTCTACATACAAAATTATGCGTAGGGTAGAAGCAGAAGAACTTTCACTTGATGCTGCAGAACTTGTTATTACAAGCACCAAGCAGGAGATTGATGAACAGTGGGGACTATATGATGGATTTGATGTAAAGCTTGAGAAAGTTTTGAGGGCCCGTGCAAGAAGAGGGGTCAATTGCCATGGTCGCTACATGCCAAGGATGGCG GTTATCCCTCCTGGGATGGACTTCAGCAATGTCAtagcacaagaagacacagcCGAAGTCGATGGTGAACTTGTAGCACTAACCAATGGTGATGGTGCTTCACCTAAAGCACTCCCTCCAATATGGTCAGAA GTAATGCGGTTTCTCACAAATCCCCACAAGCCAATGATTCTAGCATTGTCAAGACCAGATCCAAAGAAAAATATTACCACACTTGCAGCTCATTATGCTGATGCTATTGGTCCCTGCTATGGAATTCCCAATTATTGTGATGTTTGG TATTTGGGATCCCTGCATAG ATGGATAAACTCCGATGTCTCACTGTTACATTTGGAAGGTCTTTTCCTGTGCTTGCGACTTGGTAAATGGGAAACAGGATTAGGTGGAACTGGCTACTACGTTGCTTGTATTACAG GATGCTACTTTTGGAAACCATTTATTGCTTATAAGCACTGA